In Halopseudomonas xinjiangensis, a single genomic region encodes these proteins:
- a CDS encoding sensor histidine kinase, whose product MARQADSQRARIVRIYNVYRVVLAFLLALLSTSLREGVLDLANPELYEAASWVYLLVNVAIALMLHQGRRDLHLFAMAVLDIFLLSLLFYAAGGAGSGFGNLLLIPVATGNILLHGRIGLLLAALASLALMYLTFFLSLSMPSLPQNYLQVGVLGCIFFAVALFVQRLSRKLQQSESLAQQQAVSLASLEKLNKLIIQRMRTGIVVANARHQVLLANEAAAQMLGKPIMREMALDGLSPSLAQRLQQWQQYPSIRALPFQNHSGGAELMANFKPLTQAGEETVLIFLDDNAQVAQQAQQLKLASLGRLTASIAHEIRNPLGAISHAAQLLGESAQLSEQDQRLSEIIQQHSKRMNRVIETVLELSRRRPSEPQLVDLWLWVEQFLQDFEPSRLPNDVIELECEEQSAGDAILTRMDPNQLGQVVGNLCQNALRYSGREGDTRTIWIRLYIKRDTDLPVLEVIDHGPGIDPDHVPHIFEPFYTTEASGTGLGLYISRELCESNQARLEYEPLEPRGCCMRITFAHPKRLV is encoded by the coding sequence ATGGCTAGGCAAGCGGATTCGCAGCGCGCGCGGATTGTCCGGATCTACAACGTCTACCGGGTGGTTCTGGCGTTTCTGCTTGCTCTGCTGAGCACCTCGCTGCGCGAAGGCGTGCTCGATCTCGCCAATCCCGAACTGTACGAAGCGGCCAGCTGGGTCTATCTGCTGGTCAACGTGGCCATCGCCTTGATGCTTCATCAGGGCCGTCGCGACCTGCACTTGTTCGCCATGGCAGTTCTGGACATTTTCCTGCTCAGCCTGTTGTTCTACGCGGCCGGCGGCGCCGGCAGCGGGTTCGGCAACCTGCTGTTGATCCCGGTGGCGACCGGCAACATCCTGCTGCATGGCCGGATCGGTCTGCTGCTGGCAGCGCTAGCCAGTCTGGCGCTGATGTACCTGACTTTCTTCCTCAGCCTGTCGATGCCGTCCCTGCCGCAAAACTATCTGCAGGTCGGCGTGCTTGGCTGCATTTTCTTCGCCGTCGCACTCTTCGTGCAGCGGCTCAGCCGCAAGCTCCAGCAGTCGGAATCGCTGGCCCAACAACAGGCGGTCAGCCTGGCATCGCTGGAAAAACTCAACAAGCTGATCATTCAACGCATGCGCACCGGAATTGTCGTGGCCAATGCCCGTCATCAGGTGCTGTTGGCCAACGAAGCGGCTGCGCAGATGCTTGGCAAGCCGATCATGCGCGAGATGGCGCTGGACGGATTGTCGCCCTCGCTCGCGCAGCGGCTGCAGCAATGGCAGCAGTACCCTTCGATCCGCGCCCTGCCCTTCCAGAATCACAGCGGCGGTGCCGAGCTGATGGCCAACTTCAAGCCACTCACCCAGGCTGGCGAGGAGACGGTGCTGATCTTCCTCGACGATAACGCACAGGTAGCGCAGCAGGCCCAGCAACTCAAACTCGCCTCCCTCGGCCGCCTGACGGCCAGCATTGCCCATGAAATTCGCAACCCGCTGGGCGCAATCAGCCATGCGGCGCAACTGCTCGGCGAATCCGCGCAGCTCAGCGAACAGGACCAGCGCCTCAGCGAAATCATCCAGCAACACTCCAAGCGCATGAACCGGGTCATCGAGACGGTGCTGGAACTGTCCCGTCGTCGGCCGAGCGAGCCGCAACTGGTCGATCTTTGGTTGTGGGTCGAGCAATTTCTGCAAGACTTCGAGCCATCAAGGTTGCCCAACGATGTGATCGAACTCGAGTGCGAGGAGCAGTCCGCCGGCGATGCGATACTCACGCGGATGGACCCCAACCAGCTCGGTCAGGTGGTCGGCAATCTCTGTCAGAACGCGTTGCGCTACAGCGGCCGCGAGGGCGATACGCGCACCATCTGGATCCGCTTGTACATCAAACGCGATACCGATCTGCCGGTGCTTGAAGTCATCGACCACGGGCCGGGCATCGATCCCGATCATGTACCGCACATTTTCGAGCCGTTCTACACCACCGAGGCATCGGGCACGGGCCTGGGCCTGTATATCTCGCGCGAACTATGCGAGAGCAACCAGGCCCGGCTGGAAT
- a CDS encoding PP0621 family protein, giving the protein MGLIKFILLLIVLFAAFTFWRQWQAWQASKRRPPPAAEKPPLMVRCVRCGLHLPEGEAIREEAHWYCSVEHLEADRNG; this is encoded by the coding sequence ATGGGCCTCATCAAGTTCATTCTGCTGTTGATCGTCCTGTTCGCAGCATTCACCTTCTGGCGACAATGGCAGGCGTGGCAGGCCAGCAAGCGCAGACCACCTCCGGCCGCCGAGAAGCCGCCACTGATGGTGCGCTGTGTACGCTGCGGCTTGCATCTGCCAGAGGGTGAAGCCATACGCGAAGAAGCGCACTGGTACTGTAGCGTCGAGCATCTCGAAGCGGACCGCAATGGCTAG